The window AATGAACCACAGGCAACAAGACAAATAGAAAAAGTAGTTCTTTTGTCATAATATAGCTAGCCACACTTATTACAACGTTCATCCCTGCAAAAGTAAATCCAACACCAAAAAGCATTGCAGGCCTTGTAAGACCTTTAAAAACTGGATCAGTGTGTACACTTCCCGTATTAGCCATATTCGA is drawn from Anaplasmataceae bacterium AB001_6 and contains these coding sequences:
- a CDS encoding type IV secretion system protein VirB3 — translated: MANTGSVHTDPVFKGLTRPAMLFGVGFTFAGMNVVISVASYIMTKELLFLFVLLPVVHSVGYVISFSEPLFLELFIIRSSKCSRCRNKAYHGANSYDIS